The stretch of DNA ACAAACAACTTCCAGAAGCGCTTTTTGACTCATATATGAATTTGTTACCTGAAAAGGACCGGCAAAATATTCGCAGATTCCTGAGGTGGCAAGACAGAGAGGCGGCTCTCTATGGCAGATTGCTGCTAGCTTCAGGTATTGATAAATTCTTTAAAGACTTCAAGTTGACACTACATGACATATTGATAAATGAATGGGGACGGCCGTTTTTCAAAGACTCAGGAATCGATTTTAATATATCTCACACTGATGGCTGTGTCGTCTGTATCATAACCGATGATGGACGAGTAGGAATAGATATAGAATTTATAAAGCCCATTGATACAGACGGATTTCAAAAGTATATGGATACCTTGCAGTGGAAGGAGATAGCCACTGACAGCAGTTGCAAGAGTTTTTACAAGTACTGGACTATGAAAGAAAGTGTCATTAAAGCAGAGGGCAGAG from Nitrospirota bacterium encodes:
- a CDS encoding 4'-phosphopantetheinyl transferase superfamily protein, with the protein product MNLLPEKDRQNIRRFLRWQDREAALYGRLLLASGIDKFFKDFKLTLHDILINEWGRPFFKDSGIDFNISHTDGCVVCIITDDGRVGIDIEFIKPIDTDGFQKYMDTLQWKEIATDSSCKSFYKYWTMKESVIKAEGRGLSIPLSDVKTEKQGEAILYGYKWYLTEVFIDSRYICYAATDFSIGDGIRIYSINCVKCEITLNGNIQF